One genomic region from Bos indicus isolate NIAB-ARS_2022 breed Sahiwal x Tharparkar chromosome 17, NIAB-ARS_B.indTharparkar_mat_pri_1.0, whole genome shotgun sequence encodes:
- the SNRNP35 gene encoding U11/U12 small nuclear ribonucleoprotein 35 kDa protein produces MNDWMPIAKEYDPLKAGSIDGTDEDPHDRAVWRAMLARYTPNKGVTGDPLLTLFVARLNLQTKEEKLKEVFSRYGDIRRLRLVRDLVTGFSKGYAFIEYKDERSLLKAYRDADGLVIDQHEIFVDYELERTLKGWIPRRLGGGLGGKKESGQLRFGGRDRPFRKPINLPVVKNDQFREGKRERRERSRSRERHWDSRMRDHHDRGREKRWQEREPARAWPEGDWERERDFRDDRVKGREKRDRSK; encoded by the coding sequence ATGAATGATTGGATGCCCATTGCCAAGGAGTATGACCCGCTCAAAGCTGGCAGCATTGATGGCACTGACGAAGACCCACACGATCGCGCTGTCTGGAGGGCGATGCTGGCACGATACACCCCCAACAAAGGCGTCACAGGGGACCCCCTCCTCACCCTGTTTGTGGCGAGACTAAACCTGCAGACCAAAGAGGAGAAGTTAAAGGAAGTGTTTTCCCGCTACGGGGACATCCGGCGGCTTCGGCTAGTGAGGGACTTGGTCACAGGCTTTTCGAAGGGCTACGCCTTCATCGAATACAAAGACGAGCGTTCTCTGCTCAAAGCTTACCGGGATGCTGACGGCCTGGTCATTGACCAGCACGAAATATTTGTGGACTATGAGCTGGAGAGGACTCTCAAAGGGTGGATTCCTCGGCGACTCGGAGGAGGTCTGGGTGGGAAGAAGGAATCTGGGCAGCTGAGATTTGGGGGGCGAGATCGGCCTTTTCGAAAACCCATTAACCTGCCAGTTGTGAAAAATGACCAGTTCcgagaggggaagagggagaggagggagcgGTCTCGGTCCCGAGAAAGACACTGGGACTCCAGGATGAGGGACCACCATGACAGGGGTCGGGAAAAAAGGTGGCAGGAGAGAGAACCAGCCAGGGCATGGCCAGAAGGTgactgggagagagagagggacttcAGAGATGACAGGGTcaaggggagggagaagagggacaGAAGCAAGTAG